The following coding sequences lie in one Moritella viscosa genomic window:
- the hemA gene encoding glutamyl-tRNA reductase: MTLLALGINHNTAPVSLREKVAFSPDNIEEAFASITAEGIASEVVIVSTCNRTEIYCKIEQGQPERVTQWLVDFHQVQTDELAACTYRHYDTDAVRHLMRVAGGLDSLVLGEPQILGQIKQAFAKAKQLNSVAQTLDKLFQKTFTAAKRVRTETEIGANAVSVAFAAVSLSKHIFDDLSKTRVLLIGAGETIDLVATHLADQNVCEMMVANRTLSRAQVLGDKFGASTLTLEEIPQHLHNADIVISSTASPLPIIGKGMIESALKLRKQKPIFLVDIAVPRDIEEEVGELGNAYLYTVDDLQGIIEQNKEARQDAAEQAEQIINEETQLFAEWAASLSSVDSIKEYRNAAMAEKELLLERAIAALQSGTDHERVLTELANKLTNKLIHAPTQALVSAGKRNQDDELLLVRRVVGLD; this comes from the coding sequence ATGACTCTGTTAGCACTAGGTATAAATCATAATACGGCACCTGTATCACTACGTGAAAAGGTTGCTTTTTCACCTGACAATATTGAAGAAGCGTTCGCCAGCATTACGGCTGAAGGCATCGCTTCGGAAGTGGTAATTGTTTCAACTTGTAATCGTACCGAGATATATTGCAAAATTGAGCAAGGACAGCCCGAACGCGTTACGCAGTGGTTAGTTGATTTTCATCAGGTGCAGACTGATGAATTAGCAGCATGTACTTATCGCCATTACGATACCGATGCGGTACGCCACCTCATGCGAGTGGCTGGTGGCTTAGATTCACTGGTATTAGGTGAACCGCAAATTTTAGGGCAGATAAAGCAAGCCTTTGCGAAAGCAAAACAGTTAAACTCTGTTGCTCAAACCTTAGATAAGCTATTCCAAAAAACCTTTACAGCCGCTAAGCGTGTGCGTACCGAAACTGAAATTGGTGCTAATGCAGTATCTGTGGCTTTTGCGGCGGTTAGTTTAAGTAAACATATCTTTGATGATTTATCTAAAACGCGTGTGTTGCTGATTGGGGCGGGTGAAACCATTGATCTGGTTGCGACTCATCTTGCGGATCAGAATGTCTGTGAGATGATGGTGGCTAACCGTACTTTATCTCGTGCGCAAGTGCTGGGTGATAAGTTTGGTGCCAGTACCCTGACATTAGAAGAGATCCCTCAGCATTTACATAATGCGGATATTGTTATCAGTTCAACGGCAAGCCCATTACCTATTATCGGTAAAGGGATGATTGAAAGTGCATTAAAACTACGCAAGCAAAAGCCTATTTTCTTGGTTGATATTGCAGTGCCTCGGGATATTGAAGAAGAAGTCGGCGAGTTAGGTAATGCATATTTATACACTGTCGATGACCTGCAGGGCATCATTGAGCAGAATAAAGAAGCGCGTCAAGATGCTGCAGAGCAAGCGGAGCAGATCATTAATGAAGAAACACAGCTGTTTGCTGAATGGGCAGCTTCATTATCAAGTGTTGATTCTATTAAAGAATACCGGAATGCGGCAATGGCTGAAAAAGAGCTGTTACTTGAAAGAGCGATAGCCGCGCTACAAAGTGGTACTGACCACGAACGTGTATTAACAGAATTAGCTAATAAGTTAACTAACAAGCTTATCCATGCGCCGACGCAAGCACTCGTGAGTGCAGGCAAGCGTAATCAAGATGACGAGCTATTATTAGTGCGTCGTGTCGTTGGCCTTGATTAG
- the lolB gene encoding outer-membrane lipoprotein LolB precursor codes for MTFQRSIYIVIISILLSACSTTTQYQAPVGSPKQLWQQHQVQLQSIKAWQVQGQIAVISPDSRNSATLNWQQFVNDFKINLTGPFGIHILTIKRNDNISTLILDDDQQYQGHNTQALINQLSPIPIPVNELRAWIIGEPLTDDVKLDGYGRVTQANHPLGWHISYTHYQLIDNIWLPKNIVIKKDDMRIKITTRNWNLNATKY; via the coding sequence ATGACATTCCAGCGTTCTATTTACATTGTTATCATTAGTATATTATTAAGTGCCTGTAGTACAACGACTCAATACCAAGCTCCAGTAGGTAGTCCAAAACAACTATGGCAACAACACCAAGTTCAATTACAATCAATCAAAGCCTGGCAGGTGCAAGGTCAAATAGCAGTTATTAGCCCAGACTCACGTAATTCCGCAACCTTAAACTGGCAGCAATTTGTTAATGATTTCAAGATTAACCTCACAGGCCCCTTCGGTATTCATATACTTACTATCAAGCGCAATGACAATATCTCGACATTAATCCTCGATGATGACCAACAATACCAAGGTCACAACACTCAAGCACTGATTAACCAACTTAGCCCAATCCCAATTCCTGTGAATGAATTACGCGCTTGGATCATTGGAGAACCACTTACTGATGACGTTAAGCTCGATGGTTACGGCCGTGTAACCCAAGCTAATCACCCACTCGGTTGGCACATCAGTTATACTCATTATCAATTAATCGATAATATTTGGTTACCTAAAAATATCGTTATCAAAAAAGACGACATGCGTATAAAAATCACGACTCGAAACTGGAATTTAAATGCAACAAAATACTAG
- the ispE gene encoding 4-diphosphocytidyl-2-C-methyl-D-erythritol kinase codes for MQQNTSHWSAPAKLNLFLYINGRRPDGYHELQTLFQFVDIGDELAITPNLSDTITITPEIPSIPVTDNIIYQAAIALKAHSALPLGADIQLTKNLPMGGGLGGGSSDAATTLVALNKLWQLHLDEDQLAAIGVKLGADVPVFVRGHAAFAEGIGEQLTSIEVDENYYLIVVPDTQVNTAKLFSDPELIRDTPKRPLNQLLQDEWLNDFEPTVKKRHPEVAKALEWLLKYAPSRLTGSGCCIFSEFKTKSDALTVLAKAPKGMQIYIAKGLNKSPLLRDLESVTIA; via the coding sequence ATGCAACAAAATACTAGCCATTGGTCAGCACCGGCAAAACTGAATCTCTTCCTGTATATTAATGGTCGTCGCCCCGATGGCTATCATGAATTACAAACTTTATTTCAATTTGTTGATATCGGTGATGAGTTAGCGATTACCCCAAACCTCAGTGATACCATCACTATTACGCCAGAGATCCCAAGTATTCCCGTTACCGACAATATTATCTATCAAGCAGCAATAGCGCTTAAAGCGCATTCAGCACTACCATTAGGTGCAGATATTCAACTAACCAAAAATCTACCTATGGGCGGTGGCCTTGGTGGTGGTTCTTCAGACGCAGCAACCACCTTAGTCGCGTTAAATAAACTTTGGCAATTACACCTAGATGAAGACCAATTAGCCGCAATTGGCGTCAAGCTCGGTGCGGATGTACCTGTGTTTGTCCGTGGACATGCTGCATTTGCAGAAGGAATAGGTGAGCAGCTTACCTCTATTGAGGTGGATGAGAACTATTATCTTATTGTCGTACCTGACACACAGGTCAATACGGCAAAATTATTTTCTGATCCAGAATTAATACGTGATACGCCAAAACGCCCGCTGAATCAGTTATTACAAGACGAATGGCTAAATGACTTTGAGCCAACTGTGAAAAAACGTCATCCTGAGGTTGCAAAAGCATTAGAGTGGTTGCTAAAATATGCGCCATCTCGACTGACGGGTTCCGGTTGTTGTATTTTTTCTGAGTTTAAAACTAAGTCTGATGCATTAACGGTATTAGCGAAAGCGCCTAAAGGCATGCAAATTTATATCGCGAAGGGCTTAAATAAATCACCGCTATTACGTGATTTAGAAAGCGTGACTATTGCATGA
- the hemK gene encoding protein methyltransferase HemK has translation MKTIAQLLQWAVKQLTDSESPKLDADVILCFLLDKDRSHLFTWDDKVMDDDIIRRFTALIMRRQAGEPVAHILGYREFWSLELEVSPDTLIPRPDTEVLVEQALACMPIQACQVLDLGTGTGAIALALASESPQATVTAIEYQQGAAALARRNAKRCGLDVAILQGSWFEPLQASQRFDVIVSNPPYIEEHDPHLAMGDVRFEPLTALVAADDGLADLKHIIREGYQFLTMDGWLLVEHGFEQGVAVRALFTESNYHQVVTHKDYGNNDRITVGQRKEA, from the coding sequence GTGAAAACAATTGCACAATTACTGCAGTGGGCTGTCAAGCAGCTCACTGACAGCGAAAGCCCGAAGCTTGATGCCGACGTTATCCTTTGTTTCCTACTCGATAAAGATCGCAGTCATCTTTTCACTTGGGATGATAAGGTCATGGATGATGATATTATTCGTCGCTTTACAGCTCTTATCATGCGTCGTCAGGCAGGTGAACCTGTCGCTCATATTCTTGGCTATCGTGAATTTTGGTCATTAGAATTAGAAGTGTCTCCGGATACGTTAATTCCAAGACCTGATACTGAAGTATTAGTTGAACAAGCACTTGCTTGCATGCCGATTCAAGCTTGCCAAGTATTAGATTTAGGGACGGGGACGGGTGCTATCGCGCTGGCCTTAGCATCAGAATCACCACAAGCGACTGTGACCGCAATTGAATATCAGCAAGGCGCGGCTGCATTAGCACGTCGTAATGCTAAACGCTGTGGCCTTGATGTTGCTATATTGCAAGGTAGTTGGTTTGAACCTTTACAAGCGAGTCAACGCTTTGATGTAATAGTCAGTAATCCACCTTATATAGAAGAACATGATCCACATCTGGCTATGGGGGACGTGCGTTTTGAGCCGTTAACTGCATTAGTCGCCGCTGATGATGGACTTGCTGACTTAAAGCATATTATTCGTGAAGGTTATCAGTTTTTAACTATGGATGGCTGGTTGTTAGTTGAACATGGTTTTGAGCAAGGTGTAGCGGTACGCGCACTATTTACTGAATCAAATTATCATCAGGTTGTTACACATAAAGATTATGGTAATAACGATCGTATTACTGTCGGACAACGAAAAGAAGCCTAA
- a CDS encoding methyl-accepting chemotaxis protein: MLQNLSITRKINLALSTLFVLILAISALSQSKQETALVLSILEQQAHEQADTYFDSLNTMMLTGSIGQRETLRHKMLENDNITDIRVVRADKVNQLYGSGLASEQVKDDFDRRALAGEEITQVISTLQGETLLITKPLIASKDYRGTDCTACHNAQEGDVLGAVRLEYSLNNFYQQVQQNILRSSAILAVVLLAGLLLTLFIIRNIILKPISDLTNSMELASDTQDVTTLIEVKNNDEIGRMVTAFNYMMSNFHYSLTHVLNTAEQLEDISTKLSTASAQTYNSANQQKQEAATINASIINMQTQVEDIKAKANMTTQASTQAALQTDKGNVLASATIDEISTLTTQLDHVVDKMHQLGEQTHNVTKILGVINSISEQTNLLALNAAIEAARAGESGRGFAVVAEEVRALAIKTNDSTKEIQTIVSSLIETSNSSFSAMDTAKVTAAEGAVKVSQLADMLNEIAREMQEINQLNNSVAESSITQQELTTDIQHNIETIAVHSDETTLVATHASSISQELLNHSTELLVKVKEFKLN; this comes from the coding sequence ATGTTACAAAACTTATCTATCACTAGAAAAATAAACCTCGCGTTAAGTACCCTTTTTGTCCTGATACTCGCTATCTCGGCATTATCACAAAGCAAGCAAGAGACAGCACTGGTTTTATCTATTTTAGAACAACAAGCGCATGAACAAGCTGATACTTATTTTGACAGTTTAAATACCATGATGCTAACGGGCAGTATTGGGCAACGTGAAACCTTACGTCACAAAATGCTAGAAAACGATAACATTACCGATATCCGCGTAGTTAGAGCCGATAAGGTCAATCAACTTTATGGTTCAGGATTAGCGAGTGAACAAGTCAAAGATGATTTTGACCGCCGTGCACTTGCAGGCGAAGAGATTACCCAAGTCATTAGCACTCTCCAAGGTGAAACCTTATTGATTACAAAACCACTTATCGCATCAAAAGATTACCGCGGTACTGATTGTACAGCTTGTCATAATGCGCAAGAAGGTGATGTACTAGGTGCGGTTAGATTAGAGTACTCCTTAAATAACTTCTACCAGCAAGTGCAACAAAATATTTTACGGTCAAGCGCTATCTTAGCCGTGGTATTACTTGCGGGATTGTTACTGACGTTGTTTATTATTCGCAACATCATCTTAAAACCAATCAGTGACCTGACTAACAGTATGGAATTAGCCAGTGACACCCAAGATGTGACAACACTAATTGAAGTCAAAAATAATGACGAAATAGGCCGTATGGTCACCGCCTTTAACTACATGATGAGTAATTTTCATTACAGCCTGACTCATGTACTTAATACGGCAGAACAATTAGAAGACATTTCGACAAAACTAAGTACAGCATCAGCACAAACTTACAATTCAGCCAACCAACAAAAACAAGAAGCCGCGACAATCAACGCCAGTATCATCAATATGCAAACGCAAGTTGAAGATATTAAGGCGAAAGCAAATATGACCACCCAGGCATCAACACAAGCAGCATTACAAACCGATAAGGGTAATGTATTAGCCAGTGCAACAATTGATGAAATCAGCACATTAACAACACAACTCGACCATGTTGTCGATAAGATGCATCAGCTCGGCGAACAGACTCACAATGTAACTAAAATATTAGGTGTGATTAATTCCATTTCAGAGCAAACCAATTTATTGGCGCTCAACGCAGCCATCGAAGCTGCGAGAGCCGGTGAAAGTGGCCGAGGATTTGCGGTGGTTGCAGAAGAAGTTCGCGCACTAGCAATTAAAACCAATGATTCAACCAAAGAAATACAAACCATTGTTAGCTCATTGATTGAAACATCAAACAGTTCATTTTCAGCGATGGATACCGCCAAAGTAACAGCAGCAGAAGGCGCTGTAAAAGTATCGCAGTTAGCGGATATGTTAAATGAAATTGCACGAGAAATGCAGGAGATTAATCAGTTAAATAATTCGGTTGCTGAATCATCGATAACACAACAAGAGTTAACCACAGATATTCAACACAACATTGAAACTATCGCAGTCCACTCCGATGAAACAACGCTAGTTGCAACACATGCAAGTAGTATCAGCCAAGAGCTATTAAATCACTCAACTGAGCTACTCGTGAAAGTGAAAGAATTTAAACTAAACTAA
- a CDS encoding protein SirB, invasion gene expression up-regulator: MDIVIPLHIATLLLSVLMYFVNFAFTIKQSPYLEHTGFIKSRKVIDMITVMMIALVCMVSGRAPFVDTVMTEKLLSTLAITFMVFMSLQQGKNLFFRCFAFAGSIGWLFYVFSLAINGEAYLLR; encoded by the coding sequence ATGGATATTGTTATTCCGCTACACATCGCGACGCTGCTATTAAGTGTGCTGATGTATTTTGTAAATTTTGCCTTCACAATAAAGCAATCACCGTATCTTGAGCATACAGGTTTTATCAAATCACGTAAGGTGATAGATATGATCACAGTGATGATGATTGCGTTAGTGTGTATGGTTTCAGGTCGTGCTCCGTTTGTTGATACGGTCATGACAGAAAAATTATTGTCGACACTCGCCATCACTTTTATGGTGTTTATGTCATTACAGCAAGGTAAGAATCTATTTTTCCGCTGTTTTGCGTTTGCGGGTAGTATCGGCTGGTTATTTTATGTGTTCTCGTTAGCCATTAATGGCGAAGCATATTTGCTGAGGTAG
- the prs gene encoding ribose-phosphate pyrophosphokinase, translating into MKLFAGNATPELAQKVADRLFIQLGKAKVGRFSDGEISVEIEENVRGGDIFILQSTCAPTNDNLMELIVMVDAMRRASAGRITAVIPYFGYARQDRRVRSSRVPITAKVVADFLSSVGVDRVLTVDLHAEQIQGFFDVPVDNVFGTPVLLEDMQEKNLENPVIVSPDIGGVVRARANAKLLDEADLAIIDKRRPKANVAQVMHIIGDVKDRDCILVDDMIDTGGTLCAAATALKKNGAKRVFAYATHPVFSGNAVENLRNSCIDEIVVTDSIPLSPEVAALPNVRVLSLSPMLAESIRRVSNEESISAMFK; encoded by the coding sequence ATGAAGCTCTTTGCTGGTAACGCTACACCAGAACTTGCACAGAAAGTTGCAGACCGCCTTTTCATTCAACTTGGCAAAGCCAAAGTTGGTCGCTTTAGCGATGGTGAAATTAGTGTAGAAATTGAAGAAAATGTACGTGGTGGAGATATCTTCATCCTGCAATCTACTTGTGCACCAACGAACGACAATCTAATGGAATTAATTGTCATGGTTGATGCGATGCGTCGTGCATCAGCGGGTCGTATCACAGCAGTTATTCCTTATTTTGGTTATGCTCGTCAAGATCGTCGTGTACGTTCTTCTCGCGTGCCAATCACAGCAAAAGTTGTAGCCGATTTCCTTTCAAGTGTTGGTGTTGACCGTGTATTAACGGTTGATCTACATGCAGAACAAATTCAAGGCTTCTTCGATGTGCCTGTTGATAATGTATTTGGTACGCCAGTATTATTAGAAGACATGCAAGAAAAGAATCTTGAGAATCCAGTTATCGTATCTCCGGATATCGGTGGTGTAGTACGAGCACGTGCTAACGCTAAATTACTTGATGAAGCAGACCTTGCGATTATCGACAAACGTCGTCCAAAAGCAAACGTAGCACAAGTAATGCACATTATTGGTGATGTAAAAGACCGTGATTGTATCTTGGTTGATGACATGATCGACACTGGTGGTACATTATGTGCAGCAGCAACAGCGCTAAAGAAAAATGGTGCGAAACGTGTATTTGCTTACGCGACTCACCCAGTATTCTCAGGTAACGCTGTAGAGAATCTACGTAATTCTTGCATTGATGAAATCGTGGTAACAGACTCAATTCCACTTTCTCCAGAAGTAGCTGCACTACCAAACGTACGCGTATTGAGCCTTAGCCCTATGCTAGCAGAATCAATCCGTCGCGTTAGCAATGAAGAATCTATTTCAGCAATGTTTAAATAA
- a CDS encoding GTP-dependent nucleic acid-binding protein yields the protein MGFKCGIVGLPNVGKSTLFNALTQAGIEAANFPFCTIEPNTGVVPVPDKRLDALSAIVNPERVLPTTMEFVDIAGLVAGASKGEGLGNKFLANIRETDAIGHVVRCFENENIIHVNNKISPLDDIEIINTELALADLDSCERALLRLAKKAKGGDKDAKFEVPVVEKIIAHLAEGEMIRSLELTKDEVAAIDYMNFLTLKPTMYIANVDEDGFENNPFLDSVRELAATENAVVVAICASMESDIAELEDEERAEFMEDMGIEEPGLNRVIRAGYELLTLQTYFTAGVKEVRAWTIPVNATAPQAAGKIHTDFEKGFIRAEVIPYAAFIENKGEAGAKTAGQWRLEGKDYIVKDGDVVHFRFNV from the coding sequence ATGGGTTTTAAATGCGGTATCGTAGGCTTACCAAACGTAGGTAAATCAACACTATTTAATGCATTAACACAAGCTGGTATCGAAGCTGCCAATTTCCCATTCTGCACAATCGAGCCGAATACGGGTGTTGTGCCTGTACCAGATAAGCGTTTAGATGCACTATCTGCAATCGTAAACCCAGAGCGCGTATTACCAACTACAATGGAATTTGTTGATATCGCAGGCTTAGTAGCTGGCGCATCAAAAGGTGAAGGTCTAGGTAACAAATTTCTAGCAAACATCCGTGAAACAGATGCAATTGGTCACGTTGTACGTTGTTTTGAAAATGAAAACATCATTCACGTGAACAACAAAATTTCACCATTAGATGACATCGAAATCATTAATACTGAACTTGCACTAGCCGATCTAGACAGCTGTGAACGCGCACTGCTGCGTTTAGCTAAAAAAGCCAAAGGCGGCGATAAAGACGCTAAATTTGAAGTGCCAGTTGTTGAAAAAATCATAGCACACCTTGCTGAAGGTGAAATGATCCGTTCGTTAGAATTAACGAAAGACGAAGTTGCTGCGATTGATTACATGAACTTCTTAACATTAAAACCAACAATGTATATCGCTAACGTTGATGAAGATGGTTTTGAAAATAACCCATTCTTAGATTCAGTACGTGAACTTGCTGCAACAGAAAATGCAGTCGTTGTTGCTATTTGTGCATCAATGGAATCTGACATTGCTGAACTTGAAGACGAAGAGCGTGCAGAGTTCATGGAAGACATGGGTATTGAAGAACCAGGTCTTAACCGTGTAATTCGTGCAGGTTACGAACTACTAACACTACAAACTTATTTCACTGCAGGTGTTAAAGAAGTACGTGCATGGACTATCCCAGTAAACGCAACAGCGCCACAAGCAGCCGGTAAAATCCATACTGACTTCGAAAAAGGTTTTATCCGTGCTGAAGTAATACCTTATGCTGCGTTCATCGAAAACAAAGGTGAAGCAGGCGCTAAGACTGCAGGTCAATGGCGTCTAGAAGGTAAAGACTATATCGTTAAAGATGGTGATGTTGTACATTTCCGTTTTAACGTATAA
- the prfA gene encoding peptide chain release factor 1, whose protein sequence is MKASIITKLEALIERHEEVQALLGEPEIISDQDRYRALTKEYAQLEELVTCFKEYQDAKEDFESAEEMLKDDDPDMREMAVEEYKESKATVARVSDELEVLLLPRDPNDSNNCFLEIRAGAGGDEAAIFAGDLYRMYCKYAEKKGWRLSIMNLSNSDQGGYKEVIVKMEGDAVFGTMKFESGGHRVQRVPETESQGRIHTSACTVVVMPEIPESEAISINTADLKVDTFRASGAGGQHVNKTDSAIRITHIPTGTVVECQDERSQHKNRARAMSILQARIQAAADEVVRLEEESTRRSLVASGDRSERIRTYNYPQGRVSDHRINLTLYRLNEVMEGELDVLIQPIIQEHQADLLAALAEAD, encoded by the coding sequence ATGAAAGCATCGATCATTACAAAATTAGAAGCCCTAATTGAACGCCATGAAGAAGTTCAAGCACTATTAGGTGAGCCAGAGATCATCAGTGATCAAGACCGTTACCGTGCACTAACAAAAGAATACGCGCAATTAGAAGAGTTAGTTACTTGTTTTAAAGAATACCAAGACGCAAAAGAAGATTTTGAATCAGCAGAAGAGATGTTAAAGGACGATGATCCTGACATGCGTGAAATGGCTGTTGAAGAATATAAAGAAAGTAAAGCGACGGTTGCGCGTGTCAGTGATGAATTAGAAGTTTTGTTGTTACCACGTGACCCAAATGACAGCAATAACTGTTTCTTAGAGATCCGTGCTGGTGCGGGTGGTGACGAAGCCGCAATCTTTGCAGGCGACCTTTACCGTATGTACTGTAAGTATGCGGAGAAAAAAGGCTGGCGTTTATCTATCATGAACTTAAGCAACAGTGATCAAGGCGGTTACAAAGAAGTTATTGTTAAGATGGAAGGTGACGCAGTATTCGGCACCATGAAGTTTGAGTCTGGTGGTCACCGTGTACAGCGTGTACCAGAAACTGAATCACAAGGTCGTATCCATACCTCAGCTTGTACTGTGGTTGTTATGCCAGAGATCCCAGAGTCAGAAGCGATTAGTATTAACACTGCAGATCTTAAAGTTGATACGTTCCGTGCATCTGGTGCTGGTGGTCAACACGTAAATAAAACCGATTCTGCGATCCGTATTACTCATATTCCTACGGGGACTGTAGTTGAGTGCCAAGACGAGCGTTCACAGCATAAAAACCGTGCACGTGCGATGTCTATTCTACAAGCGCGAATTCAAGCGGCAGCAGATGAAGTTGTACGCCTAGAAGAAGAAAGTACACGCCGTAGCCTAGTGGCAAGTGGCGATCGTTCTGAACGTATTCGTACTTATAACTATCCACAAGGTCGCGTTAGTGATCACCGTATCAATCTAACACTTTACCGTCTAAATGAAGTGATGGAAGGTGAATTAGACGTATTGATCCAACCAATTATTCAAGAACATCAAGCGGATCTGTTAGCGGCGCTTGCTGAAGCAGACTAG
- the pth gene encoding peptidyl-tRNA hydrolase, translating to MSNDIRLIVGLANPGQEYSRTRHNAGAWFINELAKWHNTQLREEAKYFGYTARIAIAGQDVRLLIPTTFMNLSGKSVSALAKFYRIDVTQILVVHDELDLPPGVAKFKQGGSHGGHNGLKDIISKMANSKEFYRLRIGIGHPGHKDKVTSYVLGKAQAKEQEQMDAAIDEAVRCIDILAKDGMTKAMSRLHTFKAQ from the coding sequence ATGAGCAACGACATTCGTTTAATTGTCGGCCTGGCTAATCCAGGACAAGAATACAGCCGCACCCGTCATAATGCCGGAGCTTGGTTTATTAACGAATTAGCGAAATGGCACAACACGCAATTACGTGAAGAAGCTAAATATTTTGGTTACACAGCAAGAATAGCGATTGCTGGCCAAGATGTGCGACTATTAATCCCGACTACATTCATGAATTTAAGTGGTAAGTCGGTTTCAGCGTTAGCTAAGTTTTATCGTATTGATGTAACACAAATCTTAGTTGTTCATGATGAACTCGATTTACCACCTGGTGTGGCTAAATTTAAGCAAGGCGGCAGCCATGGTGGTCATAATGGTCTTAAAGACATTATTAGCAAGATGGCGAACAGCAAAGAATTCTACCGTTTACGTATTGGCATTGGTCACCCTGGTCATAAAGACAAAGTAACTAGTTACGTACTTGGTAAAGCACAAGCCAAAGAACAAGAACAAATGGATGCGGCGATTGATGAAGCAGTTCGCTGTATCGATATTTTAGCTAAAGACGGCATGACCAAAGCGATGAGTCGTTTACATACGTTTAAAGCGCAATGA
- a CDS encoding protein SirB1, whose translation MELDANAALTETELAEDVVVDNNDIDSDLVEEYDDELAEEVLMIDNVMLATLSAIEMITEKPLLEEAIIELDGLIELIEVDMQGLTGDVEKRNQLLYLFYQQLGFSGDWRKWLELDSVLLHKVISSRNGVPLSLGTVFMYFAEHFEVDVTGILFPGQFVLRFGSKQDGIYVDPADGQVLSRHKLQVLLRGIEGNHALLSDDDLFEATNEMHYLRLLQVLKAALIRDEHFSYALRCIDLILEIDPDEPYEIRDRGFLLQQLDCKKLACEDFAYFIEQCPDDPITRVLKAQVEELAATDDTIH comes from the coding sequence ATGGAATTAGATGCAAATGCTGCGCTGACAGAAACAGAACTGGCAGAAGACGTAGTAGTAGATAATAACGATATTGATAGTGATCTGGTTGAAGAATACGATGATGAGCTCGCAGAAGAAGTGCTTATGATTGACAACGTCATGCTAGCAACACTATCTGCCATCGAGATGATAACGGAAAAACCGTTACTCGAAGAGGCGATTATTGAATTGGATGGGTTAATTGAACTTATCGAAGTTGATATGCAAGGCTTGACAGGTGACGTTGAAAAACGTAATCAACTCTTGTATTTGTTTTATCAACAACTTGGTTTTTCGGGTGATTGGCGCAAGTGGCTCGAACTCGATAGTGTCTTGTTGCACAAAGTTATTAGTAGTCGTAATGGTGTTCCCCTTTCACTGGGTACGGTATTCATGTACTTTGCCGAGCATTTTGAAGTGGATGTGACTGGGATCTTATTTCCTGGCCAATTTGTGTTACGTTTCGGTAGTAAACAAGATGGTATATATGTTGATCCTGCTGATGGACAAGTATTGAGTCGTCATAAGCTGCAGGTATTGTTACGTGGTATCGAAGGTAACCATGCTCTGTTATCTGATGATGACTTATTCGAAGCTACGAATGAAATGCATTACTTGCGTTTATTACAGGTATTAAAAGCGGCGTTAATTCGTGATGAACATTTCTCATATGCATTACGCTGTATTGACCTCATTTTAGAGATCGATCCTGATGAACCTTATGAAATTAGAGACCGTGGATTTTTGTTACAGCAACTTGATTGTAAAAAATTAGCCTGTGAAGATTTTGCTTATTTTATTGAACAATGTCCAGACGATCCGATCACTCGGGTTTTGAAAGCACAAGTTGAAGAACTTGCTGCGACTGATGATACGATTCATTAA